A single genomic interval of Acidobacteriota bacterium harbors:
- a CDS encoding prepilin peptidase has product MIYLMIFAFGIVVGSFLNVCIYRVPRERSIVTPRSACPGCGQPIAFYDNIPILSFLILRGRCRRCSTAISWQYPVVEALNGLLWVAAYLGWALTPSALLYAAFGSAMLVLVFIDAQHRILPHGITVGGWIVGLATAPWQVIHQYEAPNVGRLLGLLGVMTADERILAWIGSLVGSLLGAGMLLVVAVGYYLVRREEGMGHGDIILMGLVGAVLGWGRTLLTVFLGSLLGAVVGLVLIRRAGGDRKYEIPFGTFLGIAAVSALFFGEILLDWYWSLL; this is encoded by the coding sequence ATGATCTATCTAATGATTTTCGCCTTCGGCATTGTGGTGGGCAGCTTCCTGAATGTCTGCATCTACCGGGTGCCTCGCGAACGCTCCATCGTCACACCCCGCTCAGCCTGCCCAGGCTGCGGCCAGCCCATCGCCTTCTATGACAACATTCCCATCCTGAGTTTCCTCATCCTGCGCGGGCGATGCCGCCGGTGCAGCACCGCCATCTCTTGGCAGTACCCCGTGGTCGAAGCACTCAACGGCCTGCTGTGGGTTGCCGCCTATCTGGGGTGGGCCTTGACCCCATCGGCGCTGCTCTACGCCGCCTTCGGCAGCGCGATGCTCGTTTTGGTCTTCATCGACGCCCAGCACCGCATCCTACCCCACGGCATCACCGTGGGCGGCTGGATCGTCGGGCTGGCCACCGCCCCCTGGCAGGTGATCCATCAGTATGAGGCGCCGAACGTCGGCCGGCTGCTGGGTTTGCTGGGCGTGATGACGGCGGACGAGCGAATTCTCGCCTGGATCGGATCGCTGGTCGGCTCGCTGCTGGGGGCGGGGATGCTGCTCGTGGTGGCCGTCGGCTACTATCTCGTCCGCCGGGAAGAAGGCATGGGGCATGGAGACATCATCCTCATGGGTCTGGTGGGCGCGGTGCTGGGTTGGGGGCGCACCCTGCTCACGGTTTTCCTGGGATCGTTGCTCGGGGCGGTGGTGGGTCTGGTGCTCATCCGCCGGGCCGGCGGCGATCGGAAATATGAAATTCCATTTGGGACCTTCCTGGGCATCGCCGCAGTCAGCGCCCTGTTCTTCGGGGAGATTCTGCTCGACTGGTACTGGAGTCTGCTGTGA
- a CDS encoding superoxide dismutase encodes MKKATLLLAMLAALSVLSPALRAHCEIPCGIYGDELRVQAIAEDIDTVEKSMQQIVQLSVQGEKNYNQLVRWVTNKETHASYIQETVAQYFLTQRIKPADATNAEAHARYLRQLTLLHEMLIVAMQAKQTTDLSRVARLRELLAEFRKAYFGEAGTRGHNH; translated from the coding sequence ATGAAAAAAGCCACACTCCTGCTCGCCATGTTGGCTGCGCTGTCGGTGTTGTCACCGGCGCTCCGCGCCCACTGCGAAATCCCGTGCGGCATCTACGGCGATGAGCTGCGCGTCCAGGCGATTGCCGAGGACATTGACACCGTGGAGAAATCCATGCAGCAGATCGTCCAGCTTTCGGTGCAGGGAGAGAAGAACTACAACCAGCTGGTGCGGTGGGTCACGAACAAGGAGACGCACGCCAGCTACATCCAGGAAACCGTCGCCCAGTATTTCCTCACCCAGCGGATCAAGCCGGCGGATGCGACAAATGCCGAGGCGCATGCCCGGTACCTCCGGCAGTTGACCCTGCTGCACGAAATGCTCATCGTGGCGATGCAGGCCAAGCAGACCACGGACCTGAGCCGCGTGGCCCGACTGCGCGAACTGCTGGCAGAGTTCCGCAAGGCCTACTTTGGCGAGGCAGGTACCCGCGGCCACAATCACTGA
- the gatD gene encoding Glu-tRNA(Gln) amidotransferase subunit GatD produces MSADDSYKGYRGEALAALKNFNAMVWSDVEVHTPQGVFTGIILPRSETADSYHVVLKLRNGYNVGIAAAGISNIVIAGRKEAHYKIPEKDFPFDPKKPRVKLLGTGGTIASRLDYRTGAVIPAFSPGELYGSVPELADICNLETEKLYGVFSENMGPEQWRGTAEAIGREIAKGVQGIVIGHGTDTMHHTAAILSFMVQDSPVPIVMVGSQRSSDRPSSDAALNLMHSVKAAAEGDLAEVMVCMFGPTSDEYGLLHRGTRVRKMHSSYRSTFRTIGDIPLAMVSRETITPLRPDYKPRRRDRNVTINTAFEEMVSIVYYYPNMRPDIIDSLIDNGYRGIIIAGTGLGHVNKPLYPALKRAKEKQIAVYMTVQTLWGYVQMYVYDTGRDMMELGVVPMANMLPEVAYVKLGWALGQTSDLAEVRRIMYTPIAGEITEREPCNGYLVFQGGIPEVEEFISRYHR; encoded by the coding sequence ATGAGCGCTGACGACAGCTACAAGGGTTACCGCGGCGAAGCCCTGGCCGCGCTGAAGAATTTCAACGCCATGGTTTGGAGCGACGTCGAGGTCCACACCCCGCAGGGCGTCTTCACCGGCATCATCTTGCCCCGTTCGGAGACCGCGGACTCTTACCATGTTGTGCTCAAGCTCCGCAACGGGTACAACGTGGGCATCGCCGCCGCCGGCATTTCGAACATCGTCATCGCCGGCCGCAAGGAAGCCCACTACAAGATTCCCGAGAAAGATTTCCCCTTCGATCCGAAGAAACCCCGGGTCAAGCTCCTGGGCACCGGCGGCACCATCGCCAGCCGGCTGGACTACCGCACCGGCGCCGTCATCCCGGCGTTTTCACCCGGCGAGCTCTACGGATCGGTACCCGAGCTGGCCGACATCTGCAACCTGGAAACCGAAAAACTCTACGGCGTGTTCAGCGAGAACATGGGGCCGGAGCAGTGGCGGGGCACCGCTGAGGCAATCGGCCGCGAGATCGCCAAGGGGGTCCAGGGCATCGTCATCGGCCACGGTACCGACACGATGCACCATACCGCCGCCATCCTCTCGTTCATGGTCCAGGACTCGCCAGTGCCCATCGTCATGGTGGGGTCGCAACGCTCCAGCGACCGGCCGTCGTCCGATGCGGCGTTGAACCTGATGCACAGCGTCAAGGCCGCCGCCGAAGGCGACCTGGCGGAAGTGATGGTCTGCATGTTCGGGCCCACCTCCGACGAGTACGGCCTGCTCCATCGGGGGACGCGCGTGCGCAAGATGCACTCCAGCTACCGGTCCACGTTCCGCACCATCGGCGACATCCCGCTGGCCATGGTCAGCAGGGAGACGATCACTCCGCTACGCCCCGACTACAAGCCGCGCCGGCGAGACCGGAACGTGACCATCAACACGGCGTTCGAAGAGATGGTGTCCATCGTCTACTACTATCCCAACATGCGGCCGGACATCATCGACTCTCTCATCGACAACGGCTACCGGGGCATCATCATCGCCGGCACCGGGCTCGGCCACGTCAACAAACCGCTCTACCCGGCCCTGAAGCGGGCAAAGGAGAAGCAGATCGCCGTCTATATGACCGTGCAGACGCTGTGGGGCTATGTCCAGATGTACGTCTACGACACGGGGCGCGACATGATGGAGCTGGGCGTCGTGCCCATGGCCAACATGCTCCCCGAGGTGGCCTACGTGAAACTGGGCTGGGCGCTGGGGCAGACGAGCGACCTGGCGGAAGTTCGGCGGATCATGTACACGCCCATCGCCGGCGAGATCACCGAACGCGAGCCCTGCAACGGCTACCTCGTCTTCCAGGGCGGGATCCCCGAGGTGGAGGAGTTCATCTCCCGCTATCACCGGTGA
- the gatE gene encoding Glu-tRNA(Gln) amidotransferase subunit GatE yields the protein MSMTPADPPSAAPDLQALLDFEFKPFAEMTDADYHRIGFRSGLEIHQQLLTDKKLFCRCPAGRYSDHYHAEVLRHMRPTLSELGEYDGTALMEFKTHKEIIYRINRDTVCTYEIDDTPPFELNEDALDIALGIAMLYRCSMVDEIHIARKQYLDGSIPTGFQRTTIVGVNGRIPFKDREVRIVQLGLEEDACREVSDIGHRRVYLTDRLGMPLIETVTGPDMRTPHEVAQVGEICRRLVRSTGWVRTGIGAARQDVNVSVTGGTRIEIKGVPRIPNIPLLTYHEAMRQWSLLRLRAELRRRGVTPASFASRTTEVTRSLRKTRFQPIRTAIAEGKVVFGVNLVGFRDLLRWPTQTDTAFSREISDRVRVIACLTTLPNIVHSDSQSETLAAAEWHEIKKATGAGDNDAVVVVWGPPTDVETGAREIAIRAREATVGIPSETRQALRDGTNGFERILPGPDRMYPDTDLPPKRIAGERLERIRRNLPAYYWTREAWCRTQGVPEDVVRPLVISPQWELFEKVVREWGLPPVLVAVALVQLPKRLKRKRLSTAQLTTADFEGILAAHRGGRLAREGILPALARAAEAGRFEPEQLPPPLPADGVETAITRGLARVKELAVPTPGQRFRTAMALVMRELDGRVPGAGVAVRLATRLQEDIHER from the coding sequence ATGAGTATGACCCCCGCTGATCCGCCTTCCGCCGCACCCGATCTCCAGGCACTCCTCGATTTCGAATTCAAGCCGTTTGCCGAAATGACCGACGCGGACTACCACCGCATCGGATTCCGGTCCGGTCTCGAGATCCACCAGCAGCTCCTCACGGACAAGAAACTTTTTTGTCGGTGCCCCGCGGGCAGATACAGCGACCACTACCACGCCGAAGTCCTCCGGCACATGCGTCCGACGCTGTCCGAGCTCGGTGAGTACGACGGCACCGCCCTGATGGAGTTCAAGACCCACAAGGAGATCATCTATCGGATCAACCGCGACACGGTCTGCACTTACGAGATCGACGACACGCCGCCCTTCGAGCTCAACGAGGACGCGCTCGATATCGCCCTGGGCATCGCTATGCTGTACCGGTGTTCCATGGTGGACGAGATCCACATCGCCCGCAAGCAGTACCTTGACGGCAGCATCCCCACCGGATTCCAGCGGACGACCATCGTCGGCGTCAACGGCCGGATCCCGTTCAAGGACCGGGAGGTGCGGATCGTCCAGCTCGGACTCGAAGAGGACGCCTGTCGGGAGGTGAGCGACATCGGCCACCGACGGGTGTACCTGACCGACCGGCTGGGCATGCCCCTCATCGAGACGGTCACCGGTCCGGACATGCGCACGCCCCACGAAGTGGCCCAGGTGGGCGAGATCTGCCGCCGGCTGGTGCGCAGCACCGGCTGGGTGCGCACGGGGATCGGCGCCGCCCGGCAGGATGTAAACGTCAGCGTCACCGGCGGCACGCGGATCGAGATCAAGGGCGTGCCGCGCATTCCCAACATCCCGCTGCTGACCTATCACGAAGCCATGCGCCAGTGGAGCCTGTTGCGGCTGCGGGCCGAGCTGCGGCGGCGGGGCGTGACCCCGGCCTCCTTCGCTTCTCGGACAACGGAGGTGACCCGCAGCCTCCGCAAAACGCGCTTCCAGCCCATCCGGACAGCCATCGCCGAAGGGAAGGTGGTGTTCGGTGTGAACCTGGTGGGTTTCCGCGACCTGCTGCGCTGGCCCACCCAGACCGACACCGCGTTCTCCCGGGAGATCTCCGACCGCGTGCGGGTGATCGCATGCCTGACCACGCTGCCCAACATCGTGCACAGCGACAGCCAGAGCGAGACCCTGGCGGCCGCCGAATGGCATGAGATCAAGAAGGCCACTGGCGCCGGTGACAACGACGCCGTCGTCGTGGTGTGGGGCCCGCCCACCGATGTCGAGACGGGCGCCCGGGAGATCGCCATCCGGGCGCGCGAGGCCACGGTAGGCATCCCGTCGGAAACCCGGCAAGCCCTCCGGGACGGGACCAACGGTTTCGAGCGGATCCTGCCTGGCCCCGACCGCATGTACCCGGACACTGACCTGCCCCCCAAGCGCATCGCCGGCGAGCGGCTGGAGCGGATTCGCCGGAACCTGCCGGCATACTACTGGACGCGCGAAGCGTGGTGCCGGACGCAGGGGGTGCCTGAAGACGTAGTGCGGCCCCTGGTCATCTCGCCCCAGTGGGAGCTGTTCGAAAAGGTTGTCCGGGAGTGGGGGCTGCCGCCGGTCCTGGTTGCCGTGGCCCTCGTCCAACTGCCCAAGCGGCTCAAACGAAAACGCCTCTCGACGGCGCAGCTGACGACCGCCGATTTCGAAGGAATCCTGGCGGCGCACCGCGGCGGTCGGCTGGCCCGCGAAGGGATTCTGCCCGCCCTCGCCCGAGCGGCCGAAGCCGGACGATTTGAACCCGAGCAGTTGCCGCCGCCGCTGCCAGCGGACGGCGTGGAGACGGCGATCACCCGCGGCCTGGCCCGCGTCAAGGAACTGGCCGTCCCCACCCCGGGGCAGCGGTTCCGGACGGCCATGGCACTGGTGATGCGGGAGCTGGACGGACGTGTGCCTGGCGCCGGGGTGGCCGTGCGCCTCGCGACCCGGCTGCAGGAGGACATCCATGAGCGCTGA
- the hcp gene encoding hydroxylamine reductase, protein MFCYQCEQTAQGSGCTKAGVCGKDAETASLQDLLFCFSKGLAMYAHRLRLLGVRDRQYDLAVIEALFTTVTNVNFDPARLEAMIRKVAGLRDQARDAYMAASRRAGRTPESLGDPSSLVPAASRGDMLQQGEQIGIQRRLNARSRDLVGLEELITYGLKGMAAYADHAQILGQEDEAVYAFFHEALDTLTRPDLKADELLALALRVGEVNIRVMELLDAANTGAYGHPEPTRVRIHPLKGKAILVSGHDLKDLDALLQQTAGTGIRVYTHGEMLPALAYPGLKKYPHLAGNYGGAWQDQRQEFDAFPGAILMTTNCIQKPKETYFNRMFTTGLVAWPGVTHIADRNFAPVIAAAQAAPGFAADGPADTIWVGFGHNAVLGVADKVIEAVQKGAIRHFFLIGGCDGAKSGRNYYTQFAQAVPKDCMILTLACGKYRFNKLAFGDIGGIPRLLDVGQCNDAFSAVKIAGALAAAFKTDVNGLPLSLILSWYEQKAVVILLSLLYLGIRNIRLGPTLPAFVTPAVLQVLVDKFAIRPIGSVEEDLAAILGTAPTA, encoded by the coding sequence ATGTTTTGTTATCAGTGTGAACAGACGGCCCAGGGCAGCGGTTGCACCAAGGCCGGCGTCTGCGGCAAGGATGCGGAGACCGCCTCCCTGCAGGACTTGCTGTTTTGCTTCAGTAAAGGACTGGCCATGTACGCTCACCGGCTCCGGCTGCTTGGAGTTCGTGACCGCCAGTACGATTTGGCGGTCATCGAGGCGTTGTTCACCACCGTGACCAACGTCAACTTCGATCCGGCCAGGCTGGAGGCCATGATCCGGAAAGTCGCCGGATTGCGGGATCAGGCCCGCGACGCGTACATGGCCGCCAGCCGGCGGGCCGGCCGGACCCCCGAGAGTCTGGGCGATCCGTCCAGCCTGGTCCCCGCCGCCAGCCGCGGCGACATGCTTCAGCAGGGGGAACAGATCGGCATCCAGCGTCGATTGAACGCCCGCAGCCGGGACCTGGTGGGGCTGGAAGAGCTCATCACCTACGGGCTGAAAGGCATGGCGGCTTACGCCGATCATGCCCAGATCTTGGGCCAGGAAGACGAGGCGGTGTATGCCTTCTTCCACGAGGCGCTCGACACGCTGACCAGGCCGGACCTGAAGGCCGATGAGCTGTTGGCGCTCGCGCTGCGGGTCGGTGAAGTCAACATTCGGGTCATGGAGCTGCTGGACGCCGCCAACACCGGCGCGTACGGGCATCCTGAACCCACCCGGGTGCGCATCCACCCGCTCAAGGGCAAGGCCATTCTGGTGTCGGGCCACGACCTCAAGGATCTGGATGCTCTGCTGCAGCAAACCGCGGGGACGGGGATCCGCGTGTACACCCACGGGGAGATGCTGCCGGCGCTGGCCTACCCCGGTTTGAAAAAGTACCCGCACCTGGCCGGCAATTACGGCGGCGCCTGGCAGGACCAGCGGCAGGAATTCGACGCCTTTCCGGGCGCCATCCTGATGACCACCAACTGCATCCAAAAACCGAAGGAAACCTACTTCAACCGGATGTTCACCACGGGCCTGGTGGCCTGGCCGGGGGTGACTCATATCGCCGACCGGAACTTCGCGCCGGTGATCGCGGCGGCCCAGGCGGCGCCCGGTTTTGCGGCGGACGGTCCCGCTGACACCATTTGGGTGGGCTTCGGCCACAACGCCGTGCTCGGCGTGGCGGACAAGGTGATCGAAGCCGTCCAGAAGGGCGCCATCCGGCACTTCTTCCTCATCGGCGGGTGCGACGGCGCCAAATCCGGGCGGAACTACTACACCCAGTTCGCCCAGGCGGTGCCCAAGGATTGCATGATCCTAACCCTGGCCTGCGGCAAGTACCGCTTCAACAAGCTGGCGTTCGGGGACATCGGCGGCATCCCGCGCCTGCTCGACGTGGGCCAGTGCAACGACGCGTTCTCCGCGGTCAAGATCGCCGGTGCACTGGCGGCGGCTTTCAAGACCGACGTGAACGGGTTGCCGCTGTCCCTGATCCTGTCCTGGTACGAGCAGAAAGCCGTGGTGATCCTGCTGTCGCTGCTGTACCTGGGCATCCGCAACATCCGCCTGGGGCCGACTCTGCCCGCCTTCGTGACGCCGGCCGTCCTCCAGGTGCTGGTGGACAAATTCGCCATCCGTCCCATCGGGTCGGTGGAAGAAGACCTGGCTGCGATTTTGGGCACGGCGCCGACGGCCTGA
- a CDS encoding serine/threonine protein kinase: protein MGTIESYCPGCFHEKGTAPICPTCGYDERSRTSPIALPPRSLLRDNYLVGRVLGRPGGFGITYLGYDLSLETRVAIKEYLPRDLAGRDDDHRTVVLHSQDDTESFTYGLEQFLKEARTLAKFNHPRVVRVRTFFQENATAYLVMDYIEGISLAEFLERLDRPLTEQQALDVMMPILDGVGVVHSQGFLHRDIKPQNIYLTAARQPILLDFGAARLAMGEKSRSLSVILTPGFAPYEQYHRRGEQGPWTDIYACAATLYYMVTRQVPPDALEREKGDTLTPPDSTQPGLSPHFCRAILRALATEPASRPRSIAEFQLQLRGLSVAPAAESDPTLAIPAPVKVPERITDTGASATLAIAPPPPTATRRSWVPLAVGSAAAVLLAAAAVVGYWMFQPATDDSRRTDNPVVASPAAESQPAVTSADDDAKPVPPPPVAAAAADPIRPAAPAAGDASDAAATPPAPVTAPAVRTTQPAAPPPITPATDTAPAPKEASARREPLRLSEPELRTRLREYMPPPHVRQRIRSLTRFVKTSCLVPIELLVDETGAVVRATPQPSPCPPNVAMIYAEAARHWRFDPTHAPDGSAVPVIGVVHIPFPPPEKDVPDGTRPLPRR from the coding sequence ATGGGCACGATCGAGAGCTACTGCCCCGGCTGCTTTCACGAAAAGGGTACGGCGCCGATCTGCCCGACCTGCGGTTACGATGAACGCTCCCGGACCAGCCCCATCGCCTTGCCGCCGCGCTCCCTGCTGCGGGACAATTACCTCGTCGGCCGCGTCCTGGGCCGCCCCGGGGGATTCGGCATCACTTACCTCGGGTATGACCTCAGTCTCGAGACCCGCGTTGCGATCAAGGAGTACCTGCCCCGCGACTTGGCCGGCCGCGACGACGACCACCGGACCGTGGTCCTGCACAGCCAGGACGACACCGAGAGCTTCACCTACGGGCTGGAGCAGTTCCTCAAGGAAGCCCGCACCCTGGCCAAGTTCAACCACCCGCGCGTGGTCCGGGTGCGCACGTTCTTCCAGGAAAACGCCACCGCCTACCTGGTCATGGATTACATCGAGGGGATCTCGCTCGCCGAATTCCTCGAACGGCTGGATCGGCCGCTCACCGAGCAGCAGGCGCTGGACGTCATGATGCCCATTCTCGACGGCGTCGGCGTCGTCCACAGCCAAGGGTTTTTGCACCGCGACATCAAACCCCAGAACATCTACCTGACCGCCGCCCGGCAACCGATCCTGCTCGATTTCGGCGCCGCTCGTCTGGCAATGGGGGAAAAGAGCCGGAGCCTATCGGTCATCCTGACGCCTGGATTCGCCCCCTACGAACAGTACCATCGGCGTGGCGAGCAGGGACCGTGGACCGACATCTACGCCTGCGCGGCCACGCTCTATTACATGGTCACCCGCCAGGTCCCGCCCGACGCTTTGGAGCGGGAAAAAGGCGATACGCTGACACCGCCAGACTCGACCCAGCCCGGCCTGTCGCCCCATTTCTGCCGGGCCATCCTGCGGGCGCTGGCCACCGAACCGGCGTCCCGCCCCCGATCCATTGCCGAATTTCAGTTGCAGCTGCGGGGATTGTCCGTCGCGCCGGCAGCCGAATCCGATCCCACTCTGGCCATCCCGGCTCCCGTGAAGGTGCCCGAACGCATCACCGACACGGGTGCGTCCGCCACCCTGGCCATCGCACCGCCGCCACCGACAGCGACCCGCCGGTCATGGGTGCCGCTCGCGGTCGGCAGCGCCGCAGCGGTGCTTCTGGCCGCCGCCGCGGTGGTCGGCTACTGGATGTTCCAACCGGCGACCGATGACTCCAGGCGTACCGACAATCCCGTTGTCGCGTCGCCCGCAGCCGAATCGCAGCCGGCGGTGACGTCGGCCGACGACGACGCCAAACCTGTTCCGCCGCCGCCAGTCGCCGCCGCGGCGGCCGATCCGATCCGCCCGGCGGCGCCTGCAGCCGGCGATGCATCGGACGCGGCGGCAACGCCGCCGGCGCCGGTCACCGCTCCGGCCGTGCGCACCACCCAGCCGGCTGCACCACCGCCCATCACCCCCGCGACCGACACCGCCCCGGCACCAAAGGAAGCTTCCGCGCGGCGCGAACCCCTGCGCCTCAGCGAACCTGAATTGCGGACCCGGTTGCGCGAATACATGCCGCCGCCCCACGTGCGGCAGCGCATCCGTTCGCTCACCCGGTTTGTCAAGACCAGTTGTCTCGTCCCGATCGAGTTGCTGGTGGATGAGACCGGCGCAGTCGTCCGGGCCACACCCCAGCCGTCGCCATGCCCCCCCAACGTGGCGATGATCTATGCCGAAGCGGCGCGCCACTGGCGGTTCGACCCCACCCACGCGCCGGACGGCAGCGCGGTTCCGGTCATCGGAGTCGTCCATATCCCCTTCCCGCCCCCCGAAAAGGATGTTCCGGACGGAACCAGACCCCTCCCGCGCCGCTGA